From Alteromonas australica, one genomic window encodes:
- the mnmC gene encoding bifunctional tRNA (5-methylaminomethyl-2-thiouridine)(34)-methyltransferase MnmD/FAD-dependent 5-carboxymethylaminomethyl-2-thiouridine(34) oxidoreductase MnmC codes for MKSKQAEVHFNDKGTPIASHFDDVYFSNDSGVDETLHVFVAGNDLLTRWENWQAPYFVIAETGFGTGLNFLVAMKVFSEFRQNNPSHPLKHLYFLSTEKYPLPLPDMQKALDAFPTLQAQANALKTAYPLGLEGCHRRHFEAFSTTLDLWIGDVHERLPQWSSPISGLVDAWFLDGFAPSKNPEMWTDDLFRQMARLSKQGATFGTFTAAGIVKRGLANVGFTIQKRNGFGRKRDMLTGTYSEEKAQGRDFEGPYYRYNRRKLSPGDEVIVVGSGLAAATATLALAKQGLKVTVCFDDENLASGASGNPQGGFYPQLHAQESIASRLQAHSFLFSRAYYNQVIASQEGQRIAHNFCGVVQLNFNEKVAERQRKLIENDVWPSALVHAATPEFISERAKIPLPFDGLFIPLGGWISPPDLVTALLTLAQNYGQVTLKPHHRYGDHEVMQSSQGMKTVRVNFDTGETLTAKHLILALGAGAVNLPAFASLPLRPVRGQVEAIPSQSPLKPLATVLCHKGYMTPAHLGRHALGSTYGKDDLNTDVNTQDTEQNLQTHKKAMLGAQLVEQLHHDGTARAATRLGSPDHQPVCGVLTHFTNLKPHYVDLSLGKPISQASPIENIPVSTLCCLGSRGLTTAPLAAELLASELTHSPLPLTKDLCHALHPARFMVRECIRGILED; via the coding sequence GTGAAATCTAAGCAGGCAGAAGTTCATTTTAACGACAAAGGCACCCCTATTGCGTCACACTTTGATGATGTTTACTTTTCAAATGATAGTGGTGTTGATGAAACCCTGCACGTTTTTGTGGCTGGAAATGACTTACTCACCCGATGGGAAAACTGGCAAGCCCCCTATTTTGTGATTGCTGAGACCGGATTTGGTACTGGCCTTAATTTCTTAGTGGCCATGAAGGTATTTAGCGAGTTTCGTCAAAATAACCCATCGCACCCACTGAAGCATCTGTATTTTCTCAGTACCGAAAAATACCCGCTGCCGCTACCGGATATGCAAAAAGCCCTTGACGCCTTCCCTACACTTCAGGCTCAAGCTAATGCACTTAAAACAGCCTATCCTCTAGGTTTAGAAGGCTGTCATCGCAGGCACTTTGAGGCCTTTTCAACCACCTTAGATTTGTGGATAGGTGATGTTCATGAACGCTTACCGCAATGGTCTTCCCCTATTTCTGGCTTGGTAGACGCTTGGTTCTTAGATGGGTTTGCGCCGAGTAAAAACCCCGAAATGTGGACCGACGATTTGTTTCGCCAAATGGCAAGGCTGTCCAAACAAGGCGCCACGTTTGGCACCTTTACAGCAGCGGGCATCGTCAAACGCGGTTTAGCGAATGTGGGCTTTACTATTCAAAAACGGAATGGCTTCGGGCGTAAGCGCGATATGCTCACCGGTACTTACAGTGAGGAAAAAGCACAAGGCCGCGACTTTGAAGGCCCTTATTATCGCTATAATAGACGCAAGTTATCGCCGGGTGACGAGGTTATTGTGGTGGGGTCTGGACTTGCCGCGGCTACCGCCACGTTAGCCTTGGCGAAGCAAGGCTTGAAGGTGACTGTGTGCTTTGATGATGAGAATTTAGCCTCAGGCGCGTCTGGTAACCCCCAAGGTGGATTTTACCCGCAGCTTCATGCTCAAGAAAGCATTGCCAGCCGCTTACAAGCCCATAGTTTTTTGTTTTCCCGCGCATATTACAACCAGGTGATTGCAAGCCAAGAAGGGCAACGTATTGCGCATAATTTCTGTGGCGTTGTACAGCTAAACTTTAACGAAAAAGTTGCCGAGCGCCAGCGCAAATTAATTGAAAATGATGTATGGCCTTCGGCACTTGTCCATGCTGCCACACCCGAGTTTATTAGTGAGCGCGCGAAAATCCCCTTGCCATTTGATGGGCTGTTTATTCCTCTTGGAGGCTGGATTTCGCCGCCTGACTTAGTGACAGCTCTGCTAACCTTAGCCCAAAATTACGGCCAGGTTACCCTAAAACCTCACCACCGATACGGCGACCATGAGGTTATGCAATCATCACAAGGAATGAAAACGGTTCGCGTGAATTTTGACACAGGTGAAACATTAACAGCGAAGCACCTGATACTCGCGTTAGGTGCGGGGGCAGTTAACTTGCCCGCGTTTGCTTCACTTCCACTTCGCCCCGTAAGAGGCCAAGTTGAAGCCATACCTAGCCAATCGCCGCTAAAGCCACTTGCCACTGTACTTTGCCATAAGGGTTATATGACACCCGCGCATCTGGGTCGTCATGCACTTGGCTCAACGTACGGTAAAGACGATTTAAACACAGATGTAAATACACAAGACACTGAACAAAACTTACAAACCCATAAAAAGGCCATGTTAGGTGCACAACTGGTAGAACAACTGCATCACGATGGTACTGCCCGTGCTGCAACGCGTTTAGGCTCACCGGATCACCAGCCTGTGTGTGGTGTACTCACGCACTTTACCAATTTGAAGCCCCATTACGTCGATTTATCACTGGGCAAACCTATCAGTCAGGCATCACCCATTGAGAACATTCCGGTGAGTACATTATGCTGTTTGGGATCTCGCGGGTTAACCACGGCGCCTTTAGCCGCTGAATTGCTCGCAAGCGAGCTTACTCACAGCCCGCTTCCTTTAACCAAAGATTTGTGTCACGCACTGCACCCAGCGCGATTTATGGTAAGAGAGTGCATAAGAGGAATATTAGAAGATTAA
- a CDS encoding FlgO family outer membrane protein translates to MENKRLWAVMFVLLAFTLAGCTSTESMGSFWLGDDGEISHDEKPVPVPRGSGLVYTPDSRDREYQQYVTVEPGYRDPLHHGFFPSQTHKRLNDYASQLAMNLMENATRLTLEDRVGITSFVRLNQSLEDGTVLGNQLSEYLIAELQDFGLAIVDFKLAGGVTVTPYGDFVLSRKANALAKQVAIDHVVTGTIIEDDRGVRVNARIVSMQNKHVVASANVYIPAFIVMDLNKIVSTTALAN, encoded by the coding sequence ATGGAAAATAAGCGTCTTTGGGCGGTGATGTTTGTCTTACTGGCTTTCACACTCGCCGGCTGCACTAGCACCGAATCCATGGGGTCGTTTTGGCTAGGTGACGATGGTGAAATTTCCCACGACGAAAAACCCGTACCTGTGCCTCGTGGTTCGGGGCTGGTCTATACACCTGATTCTAGAGACCGCGAATATCAGCAGTATGTGACGGTTGAGCCAGGCTACCGAGACCCTTTGCATCACGGCTTTTTCCCTTCACAAACCCATAAACGCCTGAACGATTACGCCTCTCAGTTGGCCATGAACCTTATGGAAAATGCCACGCGATTAACCTTAGAAGACAGGGTGGGTATCACCAGTTTTGTTAGGCTTAATCAATCGTTAGAAGATGGAACCGTGCTGGGTAATCAGCTTTCTGAGTACCTTATAGCTGAATTACAAGATTTTGGCTTGGCCATTGTGGATTTTAAATTAGCCGGTGGGGTGACAGTTACGCCCTACGGCGATTTTGTACTCTCGCGCAAAGCGAATGCGTTGGCAAAGCAGGTGGCTATCGATCATGTGGTAACCGGCACCATCATTGAAGATGACCGTGGCGTGCGTGTTAACGCCCGTATTGTGTCAATGCAAAATAAACACGTGGTGGCCAGTGCGAATGTTTATATTCCTGCATTTATTGTAATGGATTTAAATAAAATCGTTTCTACCACGGCGCTGGCAAATTAA
- a CDS encoding FlgO family outer membrane protein — MSAFNKRIALMVAGIAVSLSGCSMMKGDDETAQAEPVSQPMNVIDITAIDRAPVEPDDDDESASQGMDAYGAIGQPPLYSSVQGAYKGRPLTKHIGDYVKNMTQDLIANMEYVNEKTPIGVTHFALIDTDLQTTDLLGRQMAESFVHELHKFRVPVIDFKATDYIRITTDGDFVLSRDYLELSSSLPIEYVLTGTMAKHQGGVLVNARILGIESRAVVASAQMLVPFYVVDALIPSDGSQQNGMRDGVRLSRG; from the coding sequence ATGAGTGCATTTAACAAGCGAATAGCCTTAATGGTAGCAGGGATAGCAGTTTCCCTAAGTGGCTGTTCTATGATGAAAGGTGATGACGAAACGGCGCAAGCCGAGCCTGTTAGTCAACCTATGAATGTCATCGATATTACGGCCATCGACCGTGCTCCGGTGGAGCCAGACGATGATGATGAAAGCGCAAGTCAAGGTATGGATGCCTATGGTGCCATTGGCCAACCGCCACTCTATTCAAGCGTGCAAGGCGCTTACAAGGGCCGACCACTCACTAAGCATATTGGCGATTATGTGAAAAACATGACCCAAGACCTTATTGCTAACATGGAGTATGTGAACGAAAAAACGCCCATTGGTGTAACGCACTTCGCATTAATTGATACCGACCTACAAACTACGGATTTACTCGGTAGGCAAATGGCCGAATCTTTTGTACATGAATTGCATAAATTTCGTGTTCCTGTTATCGATTTTAAAGCCACAGATTACATTCGAATTACCACTGATGGCGACTTCGTATTAAGTCGAGACTACCTAGAGTTAAGCAGTAGTTTACCCATTGAGTATGTGCTAACAGGCACCATGGCGAAACACCAAGGTGGTGTACTCGTGAACGCGCGAATTTTAGGCATAGAGTCTCGCGCAGTGGTGGCCAGCGCACAAATGCTGGTGCCGTTTTACGTGGTAGATGCACTTATTCCTAGTGATGGTAGCCAGCAAAATGGCATGCGCGATGGCGTAAGATTAAGCCGAGGTTAA
- a CDS encoding FlgO family outer membrane protein — MIAIKKPLLAWVVIALMQVGCSSSEQQQSMSQAETPNVPALGNVEYHTYILANELFAGVRPSRQTRYAVVGFVPADTMKYNPDNQHPLMLLGHQLEQGMITEASKRGFTTQEFKLSNDIMLNDNSDRILTRDIEQLSDIERVDFYITGTLVYQQAGAMVNARIINARNKDVVAAATRFFPSELFWETEQVTSRNGRLYRTESTR; from the coding sequence ATGATTGCTATCAAAAAGCCATTGCTGGCATGGGTTGTTATTGCATTAATGCAAGTGGGCTGCAGTTCATCCGAACAGCAACAATCAATGTCTCAAGCAGAAACCCCTAATGTGCCGGCGTTGGGTAATGTTGAATACCACACTTATATTCTAGCCAATGAGCTTTTTGCGGGCGTGCGTCCTTCACGGCAAACCCGTTACGCCGTGGTAGGTTTTGTTCCCGCCGACACCATGAAATATAACCCTGACAATCAGCATCCACTTATGCTTTTAGGCCACCAATTAGAGCAAGGTATGATTACCGAAGCGTCAAAAAGAGGTTTTACTACTCAAGAATTTAAGTTATCGAACGATATAATGTTAAACGACAACAGTGACAGAATACTAACAAGAGATATTGAACAGTTGTCAGACATTGAACGCGTAGACTTTTATATAACGGGCACCCTTGTATATCAACAGGCGGGCGCTATGGTTAACGCGCGCATTATTAATGCAAGAAACAAAGACGTGGTGGCCGCTGCGACGCGCTTTTTCCCTTCAGAATTATTTTGGGAAACCGAGCAGGTAACCAGCCGCAATGGGCGTTTGTACAGAACCGAGAGTACGAGGTAA
- a CDS encoding winged helix-turn-helix domain-containing protein, whose protein sequence is MIYIGSHIFDIEKRQLLLNQGESIVHLEPKIFDLLLLFTEQPNRILTRDDLLAHLWPGTLVTDNAVNKLIGNLRKILGDDAKSPRYIQTIPKQGYRFVCSLSAVEKEAVVPSIGSSVSASKLPSTNLYAAGGGALLLIIALVALFSWGAGNNAPDTGTSVALTRASGVEISPSAHPNGEHLLFLRQHQTGKHYTLWLKHLKSSVTQQIALPTGITHIIDVTQNTNTSATQLFYINKTSATCTVYEGTLTSLSIRPLRIEHSEKHFDCSNKKLKDIAYHQEEKAFYYTAQPQNYWPNHIYRFDIKHQTHQLVAQPEPTGWGHHSLDISPDGKKLLIMSTASDHKTQLLALQLNNNKMTQGITFSHPVYEAIWHHNSQQVFYFSAPPSNQIITSNFDGSHAVTVVNSSQPLSAHLSRFPEGKNILFSTYQENMSLRWLASSDGFQKGKSDHLASVDNSAVMDTYPALFHTKNKYLFLSKRSGKSQVYLADATQPYAHIVTNFPQAHSLSYLSLSGDDKNLLLNVENDVYLVPTSALAFEAPLSALAPEQRIYGAGNPIIALDWLTGTHIGITEVQDGVPRLRVLSINGSDTRSLSRRWGFGLRDVENPRYVYLIEQHSHKLYRLDGLHLEKKQLDYAPFLEDMQIRLPEGFYHVKIDNGVVYYVTTVGEREYINSVPIAEKGSADVLPLNAFSSYDVHQGQVLVSDLESLEGDIHSTVNLAH, encoded by the coding sequence ATGATTTATATTGGCAGTCACATATTCGACATTGAGAAGCGACAGCTTCTGCTTAATCAGGGCGAAAGCATTGTTCACCTTGAGCCCAAAATATTCGATCTGTTACTGCTATTTACCGAACAACCTAATCGCATACTTACAAGAGACGATCTGCTAGCCCATTTATGGCCTGGTACCTTGGTTACCGATAATGCGGTGAACAAGCTAATAGGCAACCTTCGCAAAATATTAGGCGACGACGCTAAAAGCCCCCGCTATATTCAAACTATCCCTAAGCAGGGCTATAGGTTTGTTTGTTCCCTATCTGCGGTAGAAAAAGAAGCAGTTGTCCCCTCCATAGGTTCGTCTGTAAGTGCCTCAAAACTACCATCAACAAACCTCTACGCCGCCGGTGGTGGAGCCCTGCTACTGATAATCGCGCTGGTGGCGCTGTTTAGCTGGGGGGCGGGCAATAACGCACCTGATACAGGTACATCTGTTGCTTTAACCCGTGCGTCCGGTGTTGAGATTTCGCCGTCCGCACACCCAAACGGTGAGCATCTTTTGTTTTTGCGACAACATCAGACAGGCAAGCACTATACACTTTGGCTTAAACATCTAAAGTCGTCCGTTACCCAACAGATTGCATTGCCTACAGGCATTACTCACATTATTGATGTCACCCAAAACACCAACACATCAGCCACCCAGCTTTTTTATATCAACAAAACATCCGCAACCTGTACGGTATACGAAGGAACATTAACCTCTCTTTCTATTCGCCCGTTGCGCATTGAGCATAGCGAGAAGCACTTCGATTGCAGTAATAAAAAGTTAAAAGATATAGCGTATCACCAAGAGGAAAAGGCGTTTTATTATACCGCTCAGCCGCAAAACTATTGGCCCAATCACATCTATCGTTTCGACATAAAGCATCAAACTCACCAACTGGTCGCGCAACCCGAACCAACAGGTTGGGGACACCACAGCCTTGATATTTCTCCTGATGGAAAAAAGCTGCTTATCATGAGTACAGCTAGCGATCACAAGACGCAATTACTCGCGCTACAACTTAACAACAACAAGATGACACAGGGCATAACATTCTCTCACCCTGTGTATGAAGCAATATGGCACCATAATTCACAGCAGGTTTTCTATTTTTCTGCGCCCCCGTCAAATCAAATCATTACCAGTAATTTCGACGGCAGTCATGCCGTCACCGTGGTGAATTCTTCACAACCATTGTCGGCACATCTATCCCGCTTTCCCGAGGGAAAAAACATCCTTTTTAGCACCTATCAAGAAAATATGAGCCTTCGTTGGTTGGCCTCTTCTGATGGCTTCCAAAAGGGCAAGAGCGACCATCTCGCCTCTGTAGACAATTCAGCGGTTATGGACACCTACCCTGCACTTTTTCACACAAAAAATAAGTACTTATTTTTGTCGAAACGCAGTGGGAAAAGCCAAGTTTATCTGGCTGATGCAACCCAACCCTACGCACACATCGTGACTAACTTCCCCCAAGCACACTCACTGTCCTATTTATCCCTATCTGGCGATGACAAAAACCTACTGCTGAATGTGGAAAATGACGTTTACCTTGTGCCAACGAGTGCATTGGCCTTTGAGGCCCCCCTGTCTGCCCTTGCCCCAGAGCAACGTATATACGGCGCGGGCAACCCTATTATTGCGCTAGACTGGCTAACTGGCACTCACATTGGTATCACCGAAGTTCAAGATGGCGTACCACGCCTGCGGGTGCTATCAATCAACGGTTCGGATACGCGCAGCTTGTCTCGCCGATGGGGATTTGGGCTGCGCGATGTTGAAAACCCTCGCTATGTTTACCTTATAGAGCAACATAGCCATAAGCTTTACCGCCTTGATGGTCTTCACCTGGAAAAGAAACAACTCGACTACGCGCCATTCCTCGAAGATATGCAAATCAGGTTACCTGAGGGGTTTTATCACGTAAAAATCGATAATGGCGTTGTGTATTACGTGACCACCGTGGGAGAAAGGGAATACATAAACAGCGTCCCGATAGCTGAGAAAGGCAGTGCTGACGTGTTGCCCCTTAACGCCTTTTCTAGCTATGACGTACATCAGGGGCAGGTTTTAGTTAGCGATCTTGAAAGCCTAGAAGGCGACATTCATAGCACGGTAAATTTAGCCCACTAA
- a CDS encoding mechanosensitive ion channel family protein — protein sequence MDELQQAQALYDILIEFAVAYSFQIVGGLFILFVGWWLAGKIGNVVENLMIGRNIDITLSRFTGGACKILILALVVIIALGNIGISVTPLIAAIGAVGLGAGLAIQGMLANYAAGFTIIITRPFVLGDTIQVRGVSGVVDKVMLPYTILIDEDNVQIQIPNKLIVGEILHNSAEQMLIELEVGVAYHSDVNQVTALIENAIAKVDGVDSTKKPAVGVDNFGDSSINFGVRVWALTTRHYEVRYALNNAIFAALKNDSIEIPFPQREVKMR from the coding sequence ATAGACGAACTACAACAAGCACAGGCGCTTTACGACATCCTGATAGAATTTGCTGTGGCCTACAGTTTTCAAATTGTCGGCGGCTTGTTCATTTTATTTGTGGGGTGGTGGCTCGCCGGTAAAATTGGCAATGTGGTCGAAAACTTAATGATTGGCCGCAATATCGATATAACGCTGAGTCGTTTTACCGGTGGCGCCTGTAAAATCCTTATTCTTGCCCTTGTCGTTATTATTGCTCTTGGCAATATAGGCATTAGCGTGACGCCATTGATTGCCGCAATTGGCGCAGTGGGATTGGGGGCAGGCCTGGCTATTCAGGGAATGCTGGCGAATTATGCCGCTGGTTTTACCATTATTATTACCCGTCCATTTGTTTTGGGTGACACTATTCAAGTTCGCGGTGTGTCTGGCGTAGTGGATAAAGTCATGCTGCCTTACACCATATTAATTGACGAAGACAACGTACAGATCCAAATTCCAAATAAGTTAATTGTTGGCGAAATTTTGCATAATTCTGCTGAACAAATGCTTATTGAACTTGAGGTTGGTGTGGCCTATCACAGTGATGTTAATCAGGTCACCGCGCTCATAGAAAACGCCATTGCAAAGGTAGACGGCGTGGATAGCACCAAAAAGCCTGCAGTTGGCGTGGATAACTTTGGTGATAGCAGTATTAATTTCGGTGTACGGGTATGGGCGCTTACTACCCGTCATTATGAAGTTCGTTATGCGCTAAATAACGCCATATTTGCAGCACTTAAAAACGACAGTATCGAAATACCTTTCCCACAACGGGAAGTGAAAATGCGTTAA